A portion of the Leptospira noumeaensis genome contains these proteins:
- a CDS encoding beta strand repeat-containing protein, giving the protein MFRVCISSIFLVLSSLTASCQSITPLNLQMLFGSFFASTTGQGSVIYEAPNFLFTSENGKQAEFTIRLNIEPNSSVRIGPISVSDPTEGVLLSATYLDFTEDNWDTPQSVRLAGVDDLIADGNQNYRVQLGSIFTTDIRFSGQGLPVLLVVNTDDESSGVAASPTFGLLTSETGETGTIAYVLQTRPMQDVIIRNFVSSDTTEATVAAVELVFTPNNWNVPQTIIVTGIDDFSVDESTFQISADPTVSNDPAYMGKPIPVITGTNVDDDIAGFTVVNLSGLTTTEAGGAVSFAVVMNTLPTSSVTIPSIVATPSSEGTASPSSLTFAPGTWFTPQIVTVTGVNDFIVDGPKTVSIVVGAATSADTDYNGLAGPVFPSVTNSDDDVPGFVLTAPGSLTISENGGNLSFAIHLLSQPPPGFTVTLTGISENNTITNINTTSLVFTNANWNVDQYVNVTTNNNSIDEDTRTVTLQFGSVDTGGTADPVYNSVSPPASVTILVTDDDTAGFTVTPVGGLVVHENGTPSTETFTVVLNSQPTNSVSIPSITSSNTSEITVSPNSLNFTTGNWNTPQTVTITSVLDGTDDGDQNVNISFGNSSSSDPKYNSVSIPAVTAINTDSNEPLVRIQNLSASSMVENGTSTITFEIRLSLKPNSNVTIGPITSSDGTEAVLLNSSAGVAASRTLTFTPTNGQAASYSGNTSDSGWDVAQVVTIRSVSDSFDDGNIPVTIHIPQANGSYFTGLYPTGTLPGYTEASGNLVITITDNDTVGFTISSTTLNLTEGGSDGTFTVRLNAAPCDTPGNLSACATGSVTIPISGETFNLPDSVQYTFSPTSLTFNQTNFSTNQTVTIVVINDSINEINIRSHTLTLGAITGSGTDYEGMNPPDVTINITDDDNPSPSILFTLDAGQPYFTTESGQSAMYSLRLGSQPIPGNQVTVTLATSDATEGMINDGGTPVSSKQYIFDETNWSTSVPVEIQGVSDALSDGNVSYSVTVNGTETGSMPSWYVSFVGSTGTTATLVNYSTSENPVTVVTPISMTRAENSAAFPIYVLLSQAPTDDVTVPISVTTTFPCQLIVAPSVPQFSISTNSLTITSANWNTLGAHNTITVTPNDDAVDDGNVSCPIVVGVLSSTDGFYNGVNPYPSSNYPMLTLNDNDSAGITSSGFTPATVITSQSGASSAFYIHLDSQPTTDITVNFNTTPGGLVSFPTAPLTFTPSNFGSGQLVTVTGLDTAAVGDVSYTIASVVSSGESGTGFTPSAIYSALTPLSISATHINYIYDIVPCTDPNPMNVCGTSANSSGGLVTSPNLITTEIGGQARIQIRLRARPSSNVTIPVSSSNVAEGTSSVSSLVFTSSDWNTYQNVVLTGVDDFLTDGNMAYSILFGSLSGGGSGFNGESLPNVSVTNQDND; this is encoded by the coding sequence ATGTTCAGAGTCTGTATTTCCAGCATTTTCCTCGTTCTCTCCAGCCTTACAGCCTCTTGCCAATCCATAACACCTTTGAATTTACAGATGTTATTCGGATCTTTTTTTGCTTCTACAACGGGGCAAGGTTCTGTCATTTACGAAGCTCCGAATTTTTTATTTACGAGTGAAAATGGAAAACAAGCAGAATTCACAATTCGTTTGAACATAGAACCAAACAGTTCAGTAAGAATTGGGCCCATCTCTGTCTCTGATCCCACTGAAGGTGTACTTTTATCAGCAACTTATCTGGATTTTACAGAAGATAATTGGGACACACCGCAGAGCGTTCGTTTGGCGGGAGTAGATGATTTAATAGCTGATGGAAATCAAAATTATAGAGTCCAACTAGGAAGTATATTTACAACAGACATACGATTTTCCGGACAAGGACTTCCAGTATTGCTTGTTGTGAATACTGACGATGAATCCTCTGGTGTGGCAGCAAGTCCTACTTTTGGTCTCCTCACATCCGAAACCGGAGAAACGGGAACCATTGCTTATGTTTTACAAACGAGACCTATGCAAGATGTCATCATTCGGAATTTTGTTTCGAGTGATACAACAGAGGCTACCGTTGCAGCAGTAGAACTTGTATTCACACCTAACAACTGGAATGTGCCACAAACCATTATTGTCACCGGTATAGATGATTTTAGTGTGGATGAAAGTACTTTTCAAATTTCAGCAGATCCCACAGTTTCCAATGATCCCGCTTATATGGGAAAACCGATTCCTGTCATTACAGGAACCAATGTGGATGATGATATTGCAGGGTTTACTGTTGTCAATTTATCTGGACTCACAACCACCGAAGCCGGTGGAGCGGTAAGTTTTGCAGTTGTCATGAATACTCTGCCTACAAGTTCAGTAACCATTCCTTCCATCGTAGCCACGCCGAGTTCGGAAGGAACAGCATCCCCTTCTTCTCTTACCTTTGCGCCGGGGACATGGTTTACTCCTCAAATTGTTACTGTGACTGGAGTGAACGATTTTATAGTAGATGGCCCGAAAACGGTTTCCATTGTTGTTGGTGCTGCCACTTCAGCGGATACAGATTACAATGGTTTGGCGGGCCCGGTATTTCCTTCGGTGACTAACTCAGATGATGATGTTCCTGGTTTCGTTCTTACGGCGCCAGGTAGTTTGACCATTTCAGAAAATGGAGGGAATCTTTCCTTTGCCATCCATCTTTTGTCCCAACCACCTCCAGGATTTACAGTCACACTCACAGGAATTTCAGAAAACAATACGATCACAAATATCAATACCACGAGCCTAGTTTTTACGAATGCTAATTGGAACGTAGACCAATATGTCAACGTGACCACAAATAACAATTCCATCGATGAAGACACAAGAACTGTTACCTTACAGTTTGGATCTGTGGATACAGGTGGGACTGCCGATCCTGTGTATAACTCAGTATCACCGCCGGCATCTGTAACCATTTTGGTCACAGATGATGACACGGCAGGTTTTACTGTCACACCCGTTGGTGGACTTGTGGTGCATGAAAATGGAACCCCTTCGACTGAAACCTTTACCGTTGTTTTAAATTCACAACCCACAAACTCTGTCAGTATCCCAAGCATCACATCGAGTAATACTTCTGAAATTACCGTTTCTCCCAATTCCTTAAACTTCACCACTGGGAATTGGAACACACCGCAGACTGTCACCATCACATCCGTGTTAGATGGAACTGACGATGGAGATCAAAATGTAAACATCTCTTTCGGAAATTCATCCTCTTCGGACCCCAAGTACAACTCTGTATCCATTCCTGCCGTCACCGCGATCAATACAGATAGTAATGAACCATTGGTTCGTATTCAAAATCTTTCGGCATCTTCCATGGTTGAAAATGGAACGTCTACCATCACATTTGAAATTAGACTTTCCTTAAAACCAAATTCCAATGTTACCATTGGGCCCATCACTTCCTCCGATGGAACAGAAGCAGTGTTACTTAATAGTTCCGCAGGAGTTGCCGCTTCTCGCACACTTACCTTTACACCAACGAATGGCCAAGCCGCTAGTTATTCCGGCAATACCAGTGATAGTGGATGGGATGTGGCTCAAGTTGTGACCATTCGTTCTGTTTCCGATTCCTTTGATGATGGAAATATTCCTGTTACCATTCATATCCCCCAAGCAAATGGTTCTTATTTTACAGGGCTTTATCCTACTGGAACTCTTCCTGGGTATACAGAAGCTAGCGGTAATTTGGTGATCACCATCACCGACAACGATACAGTTGGTTTTACCATTTCATCCACCACACTGAACCTTACCGAAGGGGGAAGTGATGGAACGTTTACGGTTCGTTTGAATGCGGCTCCTTGTGACACTCCTGGGAATTTATCTGCCTGCGCCACGGGATCTGTAACCATTCCGATCTCAGGAGAAACATTTAACTTACCCGACAGTGTGCAGTATACATTTTCACCAACCAGTTTGACATTCAATCAAACCAATTTTTCTACAAATCAAACAGTGACTATTGTTGTTATTAACGACTCTATCAATGAAATTAATATAAGATCTCATACACTCACACTTGGTGCCATCACAGGTTCGGGAACCGATTATGAGGGAATGAATCCACCTGATGTCACAATCAACATTACTGACGATGACAATCCTTCGCCGAGTATCCTATTCACTCTCGATGCAGGACAACCTTACTTCACTACAGAGTCAGGACAATCGGCGATGTATAGCCTAAGGCTTGGTAGTCAACCCATTCCAGGAAACCAAGTCACAGTTACCTTGGCTACCTCCGATGCCACAGAAGGGATGATTAATGATGGAGGAACACCCGTTAGTTCTAAACAGTATATCTTTGATGAAACGAATTGGAGTACATCCGTTCCTGTGGAAATTCAAGGAGTTTCCGATGCCTTAAGTGATGGCAATGTGAGTTATTCGGTGACTGTCAATGGAACAGAAACAGGATCGATGCCTTCCTGGTATGTAAGTTTTGTGGGAAGTACAGGAACCACGGCCACACTTGTCAACTATAGCACATCGGAAAATCCAGTGACTGTGGTCACACCAATCAGTATGACGAGGGCCGAAAACTCTGCTGCCTTCCCTATTTATGTCCTTCTCAGCCAAGCACCTACAGACGATGTCACAGTTCCCATTTCGGTAACAACAACCTTTCCTTGCCAATTGATTGTGGCCCCAAGTGTTCCCCAATTTTCGATCTCAACAAATTCACTCACCATCACCAGTGCCAATTGGAATACCCTCGGAGCCCATAACACAATCACCGTGACACCTAACGATGATGCAGTGGATGATGGGAATGTATCTTGTCCGATTGTTGTAGGAGTTCTGTCTTCCACCGATGGATTTTATAATGGAGTGAATCCGTATCCATCTTCCAATTATCCAATGCTCACATTGAATGATAATGATAGTGCGGGAATCACAAGTTCTGGGTTTACTCCAGCCACTGTCATTACTTCACAATCAGGTGCGTCTTCTGCGTTCTATATCCATTTGGATTCACAACCCACAACAGACATCACAGTAAACTTTAATACAACTCCTGGTGGACTTGTGAGTTTTCCCACGGCCCCTCTTACCTTCACCCCAAGTAATTTTGGTTCGGGCCAACTGGTCACGGTGACGGGCCTTGATACGGCCGCTGTGGGTGATGTAAGTTATACAATTGCTTCCGTGGTCAGCTCAGGAGAATCGGGTACAGGATTTACACCTTCGGCTATTTATAGTGCCCTCACCCCTCTTTCCATCTCAGCCACTCATATCAATTATATTTATGATATAGTTCCTTGCACTGATCCGAATCCAATGAATGTTTGCGGAACATCGGCCAATAGTTCCGGGGGACTCGTCACATCACCTAACTTAATCACAACGGAAATCGGCGGCCAGGCTCGTATCCAAATTCGTTTGCGTGCTAGGCCATCCTCAAATGTCACCATACCTGTTTCCAGTTCCAATGTCGCTGAAGGAACCAGTTCCGTTTCTAGTTTGGTTTTTACTTCCAGTGATTGGAATACTTATCAAAACGTAGTCCTCACGGGAGTGGATGATTTCCTGACCGATGGAAATATGGCTTATTCGATTTTATTTGGATCTCTTAGCGGAGGAGGGAGTGGATTCAACGGTGAATCTTTGCCAAATGTATCTGTTACGAATCAAGACAATGATTGA
- a CDS encoding DMT family transporter: protein MQFQVILFFCIAVFFNALANILIKSSSMQDHTKSLSGGLWDTIFTVFNPYFIGGLASFGLALLGYRYVLGKGLKLSLAYPVFTSSGFIIVLIASSLFFKERLNLTQWLGIAFILIGVWLTALQMFDVKS, encoded by the coding sequence ATGCAATTCCAGGTCATCCTCTTCTTCTGTATAGCCGTATTCTTCAATGCCTTAGCTAATATTTTAATCAAATCTTCTTCTATGCAAGATCATACAAAATCATTGTCAGGTGGACTTTGGGATACAATCTTTACGGTGTTTAACCCATACTTCATCGGTGGGCTTGCAAGTTTTGGTTTGGCCTTACTGGGTTATCGCTATGTTTTGGGGAAAGGTTTGAAACTTTCACTTGCGTATCCTGTGTTTACTTCTAGTGGATTTATCATTGTTCTCATTGCCTCTTCGCTTTTTTTTAAGGAAAGGTTGAATTTAACACAGTGGTTGGGGATTGCATTTATATTGATTGGTGTTTGGCTTACCGCCTTGCAAATGTTTGACGTTAAGTCGTAA
- a CDS encoding CaiB/BaiF CoA transferase family protein translates to MSQNQNQPSKGPLAGVKVVDLSLLLPGPLCSQHLADMGAEVIKIENPRAYDGSRAMFKGKTGYPALYMMLNRNKKAITLNLKREQAKDILFKLLEDADILLEGFRPDGMDKMGIGYDVLKEKFPKLIYCGISGYGISGKYVDFAGHDLNYLAISGVLDQTGNPPRPAGFQMADVGGGTLTALSAILAALYYREKTGKGQRIDISMTDASLQFLSLYGGILSSSEKSPEAGNDILSGKLPNYNVYETKEGRYVALGALEDMFFQTFLRAAGMENLTKDHPMNEENIPLIKQKLTDYFKSKTYSDLQPIFDNTDACLSPILNMKEVSEDPHMKDRGMVIERNHPKYGPILQFGSPFHFSETPFVYRNDPPEHGEHTEEILAGLGFPKDKIAEFKKDRLI, encoded by the coding sequence ATGAGCCAAAATCAAAACCAACCATCCAAAGGACCACTTGCTGGTGTAAAAGTTGTCGACTTATCTTTACTCCTTCCGGGCCCACTCTGTTCGCAACACTTAGCGGATATGGGAGCAGAAGTCATCAAAATTGAAAACCCAAGAGCTTATGATGGGTCTCGTGCCATGTTCAAAGGCAAAACAGGATATCCCGCTTTGTACATGATGTTGAATCGAAATAAAAAAGCGATCACACTGAATCTAAAACGAGAACAAGCCAAAGATATTCTTTTTAAACTTTTAGAAGATGCAGACATTTTACTAGAAGGTTTCCGTCCTGATGGAATGGATAAGATGGGAATTGGTTATGATGTTTTAAAAGAAAAATTTCCTAAGTTGATTTACTGTGGAATTTCTGGCTACGGTATCTCGGGAAAATACGTAGACTTTGCGGGACACGATTTGAACTACTTAGCCATCTCTGGTGTACTTGACCAAACGGGAAATCCACCAAGACCTGCTGGTTTTCAAATGGCAGATGTGGGAGGAGGGACACTGACTGCTCTTTCTGCGATCCTTGCCGCTCTTTATTATAGAGAAAAAACAGGGAAAGGACAAAGGATTGATATCTCCATGACGGATGCATCTCTCCAATTTCTTTCGTTATACGGTGGTATCTTGTCTTCTTCGGAAAAATCTCCTGAAGCAGGGAATGATATTCTATCTGGTAAATTACCAAACTATAATGTTTATGAAACGAAAGAAGGAAGGTATGTAGCACTTGGTGCCTTAGAAGATATGTTCTTCCAAACTTTTTTACGGGCAGCAGGAATGGAAAACTTAACCAAAGACCATCCGATGAACGAAGAAAACATTCCGCTCATTAAACAAAAGTTAACCGATTATTTTAAGTCCAAAACCTATTCTGATTTACAACCAATCTTTGACAATACGGATGCTTGTCTTTCTCCTATTCTCAATATGAAGGAAGTTTCAGAAGATCCACATATGAAAGATCGCGGTATGGTCATAGAAAGAAACCATCCGAAATACGGTCCAATTTTACAATTTGGATCTCCGTTTCATTTTTCAGAAACCCCATTTGTTTACAGAAACGACCCGCCAGAACATGGGGAACATACAGAAGAGATTTTGGCTGGTTTGGGCTTTCCAAAAGATAAAATTGCGGAGTTTAAAAAAGACCGGCTGATTTAA
- a CDS encoding sulfatase: protein MKLESVSIKLKTLFFLFCFLSFSLCKKTGSDAGPESVLPDRTKRPNVLWIVIDSLRGDIIGRYGVTPNLDLFAGNAVTFKYHLVNAAWTRPSTLVFFTGKYASANPVNFWDYPTTKSEVEAFYRTEKHPLPKLLKENVFGTYMVGNNPFLTDKFGLGVDVGFDQLYDFSNYSEDTKKITKKTFEVLEEISKDKKPFFLFLNYNDPHKPYTPPPGFTNRIHTDEVLDEKKRDYLGEVAFVDEELGKVFLELKNKNLWENTLVLITADHGEVMNAAHAISPFTGTNTYYGHGQDLFLENIHVPLLLKLPGERKGQTISAMTRSIDLYPTILDYAGLTVPKFVQGKSLRSLIENRESTKRTYYGETRFTQGYGEGHEFLLQRSYRFHELGKFWQGSVGSEFYLYSDATKDPNQESPLRISNIAAIRDMKLKPDLEKKILRFWKQIRSMEPKLPLYHLSIQPESKDTEVQIRVPNGTIRMASYPEDVFLKESGKLVQIQTKRTEPFEISFEVYPDVSFPEFTVWFSKKQIPKSEILTGYFGVSLASCQSNCDLLYESGTKKPVITPQTKVYFWKEGGQKKSYSSKQELGTDALEILKKQGYVQ from the coding sequence TTGAAACTAGAATCTGTTTCCATAAAACTAAAAACTTTATTTTTTCTATTCTGTTTTCTTTCTTTTTCCCTTTGTAAAAAAACAGGTTCAGATGCTGGGCCTGAATCTGTTCTCCCCGACAGAACAAAACGTCCCAATGTTCTTTGGATTGTCATTGATTCGCTTCGCGGTGATATCATCGGTCGATATGGAGTGACACCTAACTTAGATTTGTTTGCGGGAAATGCCGTTACTTTTAAGTATCATTTGGTGAATGCCGCTTGGACTAGGCCGTCCACACTTGTATTTTTTACAGGTAAATATGCTTCTGCCAATCCGGTTAATTTTTGGGATTACCCTACAACAAAATCTGAGGTAGAAGCCTTCTATCGGACGGAAAAACATCCCTTACCGAAACTACTCAAAGAAAATGTTTTTGGCACTTATATGGTGGGGAACAATCCATTTTTAACAGATAAATTTGGTCTTGGAGTGGATGTCGGCTTTGATCAGTTATACGACTTTTCTAATTATAGCGAAGACACAAAAAAAATTACTAAAAAAACATTCGAAGTGTTGGAAGAAATTTCGAAAGATAAAAAACCATTTTTTCTATTTTTGAATTATAACGACCCACACAAACCATACACTCCACCACCTGGATTTACAAATCGGATCCATACAGATGAAGTATTGGATGAAAAGAAAAGAGATTATCTTGGGGAAGTTGCCTTTGTCGATGAGGAACTTGGAAAAGTGTTTCTGGAACTAAAAAACAAAAATCTTTGGGAGAATACACTTGTCCTCATCACAGCTGACCATGGTGAGGTGATGAATGCCGCTCACGCTATTTCTCCTTTTACGGGAACCAATACCTATTATGGACATGGACAAGATCTGTTTTTGGAAAACATCCATGTGCCACTCCTCCTCAAACTTCCTGGTGAGAGGAAGGGACAAACAATTTCTGCAATGACAAGGTCGATTGATTTATATCCAACGATTTTGGATTATGCCGGGTTAACCGTTCCAAAATTTGTTCAAGGTAAATCACTTCGGTCTTTGATCGAAAATAGGGAGTCCACCAAACGAACGTATTATGGTGAGACAAGGTTCACACAAGGGTATGGGGAAGGACATGAGTTCCTTTTACAAAGGTCTTACCGGTTTCATGAACTGGGAAAGTTTTGGCAAGGTTCTGTAGGAAGTGAGTTTTATTTGTACTCGGATGCTACAAAAGATCCGAACCAAGAAAGTCCATTAAGAATTTCGAATATTGCTGCCATAAGGGATATGAAACTAAAACCTGATTTGGAAAAGAAAATCCTTCGGTTTTGGAAACAAATTCGTTCTATGGAACCCAAACTGCCGTTATATCATCTTTCCATCCAACCAGAATCTAAGGATACAGAAGTTCAAATTAGGGTACCAAATGGAACCATTCGAATGGCCTCTTACCCAGAGGATGTTTTTTTGAAAGAATCAGGCAAACTTGTGCAAATCCAAACCAAACGAACAGAACCCTTTGAAATTAGTTTTGAAGTGTATCCCGATGTGAGTTTTCCGGAATTTACAGTCTGGTTTTCAAAAAAACAAATTCCCAAGTCAGAAATTTTGACAGGATATTTTGGTGTCAGTTTGGCATCTTGTCAGTCCAACTGTGATTTGTTATATGAATCAGGAACAAAGAAACCAGTCATCACTCCCCAAACAAAAGTTTATTTTTGGAAAGAAGGTGGCCAAAAAAAATCCTATTCTTCCAAACAAGAATTAGGAACCGATGCTTTGGAGATTTTAAAGAAACAAGGATATGTGCAGTAG